A region from the Schistocerca serialis cubense isolate TAMUIC-IGC-003099 chromosome 1, iqSchSeri2.2, whole genome shotgun sequence genome encodes:
- the LOC126411916 gene encoding 40S ribosomal protein S15Aa yields the protein MVRMNVLSDALKSINNAEKRGKRQVLIRPCSKVIVKFLTVMMKHGYIGEFEIVDDHRAGKIVVNLTGRLNKCGVISPRFDVPINDIEKWTNNLLPSRQFGYVVLTTSGGIMDHEEARRKHLGGKILGFFF from the exons ATGGTGCGCATGAATGTTTTGAGTGATGCTCTCAAGTCAATCAATAATGCTGAGAAGAGAGGTAAAAGGCAGGTCTTAATCAGGCCTTGCTCCAAAGTCATAGTGAAGTTCTTGACTGTCATGATGAAGCATG GTTACATTGGAGAATTTGAAATAGTGGATGACCATCGCGCTGGGAAGATTGTAGTTAATCTTACTGGAAGATTAAATAAATGTGGTGTCATATCGCCTAGGTTTGACGTACCAATCAATGATATTGAGAAGTGGACGAATAATCTGCTTCCATCTCGACAGTTCGG GTATGTGGTACTAACTACTAGTGGAGGAATAATGGATCATGAAGAAGCGAGGAGAAAACATCTTGGAGGGAAGATATTGGGTTTCTTTTTTTAA